A portion of the Tamandua tetradactyla isolate mTamTet1 chromosome 16, mTamTet1.pri, whole genome shotgun sequence genome contains these proteins:
- the LDHD gene encoding putative D-lactate dehydrogenase, mitochondrial isoform X4: MARLLRAATWGLLPWRGYCSRGTQGKLSQDFVEALEAVVGSSHVSTAPAVREQHRHDESLHRCQPPDAVVWPQNVDQVSQLAALCYGQGMPIIPFGTGTGLEGGVCAVQGGVCVNLTHMSQVVELNPEDFSVVVEPGVTRKALNAHLRGSGLWFPVDPGADASLCGMAATAASGTNAVRYGTMRDNVLNLEVVLPDGRLLHTAGRGRHFRKSAAGYNLTALFVGSEGTLGLITAATLRLHPVPEAILAATCAFPSVQAAVDSTVHILQAAVPVARIEFLDDVTMDACNRYSKLSHSVSPTLFLEFHGSERALADHLQQAEEICRHNGASHFSWAQGAEERSQLWTARHNAWYAVLALRPGCKGYSTDVCVPISRLPEIMVQTKEDLKASGLTGYPGAPQGGGLCRTAGQAGTGTPWDVHWGTRHWAGQAAAAAGGGGCRGHGDYAATQGHAGSPRPHEPRQGSLRALCIGQ; the protein is encoded by the exons ATGGCCCGCCTGCTCCGGGCTGCGACCTGGGGGCTGCTCCCCTGGAGGGGCTACTGCTCCAGGGGGACGCAG GGCAAGCTCAGCCAGGATTTTGTGGAGGCTCTGGAAGCAGTTGTGGGATCCTCCCACGTGTCTACTGCCCCTGCGGTCCGAGAGCAGCATAGGCATGATGAGTCGCTGCAcag GTGCCAGCCCCCGGATGCTGTGGTCTGGCCCCAGAATGTGGATCAGGTCAGCCAGCTGGCAGCCCTGTGCTATGGCCAAGGCATGCCCATCATCCCATTTGGCACAGGGACAGGCCTTGAGGGTGGAGTCTGCGCTGTGCAG GGCGGGGTCTGCGTGAACCTGACCCACATGAGCCAAGTCGTGGAGCTGAATCCTGAAGACTTCTCCGTGGTGGTGGAACCGGGTGTCACCCGCAAAGCCCTCAACGCCCACCTGCGGGGCAGCGGCCTCTGGTTTCCAGTGG ACCCAGGTGCAGACGCCTCCCTGTGTGGTATGGCGGCCACGGCGGCCTCGGGCACCAATGCTGTGCGCTACGGCACCATGCGGGACAACGTGCTGAACCTGGAGGTGGTGCTGCCTGACGGGCGCCTGCTGCACACCGCGGGCCGTGGCCGCCACTTCCG GAAGAGTGCAGCTGGCTACAACCTCACGGCACTCTTTGTGGGCTCTGAGGGGACGTTGGGCCTCATCACTGCTGCAACGCTGCGTCTGCACCCTGTCCCTGAGGCCATACTGGCcgccacctgtgccttccccagtgtCCAGGCCGCTGTGGACAGCACGGTGCACATCCTTCAGGCGGCCGTACCCGTGGCCCGCATTG AGTTTTTGGATGATGTCACGATGGACGCCTGCAACAGGTACAGCAAACTGAGCCACTCTGTGTCGCCCACACTCTTCCTTGAATTCCACGGCTCTGAGCGGGCGCTGGCAGATCACCTGCAGCAGGCAG AAGAGATCTGCCGGCACAACGGAGCCTCCCACTTCTCCTGGGCCCAGGGGGCGGAGGAGCGCAGCCAGCTTTGGACTGCACGGCACAATGCCTGGTATGCAGTCCTGGCCCTGCGGCCTGGCTGCAAG GGCTATTCCACCGATGTGTGTGTGCCCATCTCCCGGCTGCCGGAGATCATGGTGCAGACCAAGGAGGACTTGAAGGCGTCGGGACTCACAG GATACCCAGGAGCTCCACAGGGTGGAGGCCTTTGCAGAACAGCTGGGCAG GCGGGCACTGGCACTCCATGGGACGTGCACTGGGGAACACGGCATTGGGCTGGGCAAGCGGCTGCTGCTGCAGGAGGAGGTGGGTGCCGTGGCCATGGAGACTATGCGGCAACTCAAGGCCATGCTGGATCCCCGAGGCCTCATGAACCCAGGCAAG GTTCTCTGAGGGCCCTGTGCATTGGCCAGTGA
- the LDHD gene encoding putative D-lactate dehydrogenase, mitochondrial isoform X3, with product MARLLRAATWGLLPWRGYCSRGTQGKLSQDFVEALEAVVGSSHVSTAPAVREQHRHDESLHRCQPPDAVVWPQNVDQVSQLAALCYGQGMPIIPFGTGTGLEGGVCAVQGGVCVNLTHMSQVVELNPEDFSVVVEPGVTRKALNAHLRGSGLWFPVDPGADASLCGMAATAASGTNAVRYGTMRDNVLNLEVVLPDGRLLHTAGRGRHFRKSAAGYNLTALFVGSEGTLGLITAATLRLHPVPEAILAATCAFPSVQAAVDSTVHILQAAVPVARIEFLDDVTMDACNRYSKLSHSVSPTLFLEFHGSERALADHLQQAEEICRHNGASHFSWAQGAEERSQLWTARHNAWYAVLALRPGCKGYSTDVCVPISRLPEIMVQTKEDLKASGLTGAIVGHVGDGNFHCMLLADPKDTQELHRVEAFAEQLGRRALALHGTCTGEHGIGLGKRLLLQEEVGAVAMETMRQLKAMLDPRGLMNPGKVL from the exons ATGGCCCGCCTGCTCCGGGCTGCGACCTGGGGGCTGCTCCCCTGGAGGGGCTACTGCTCCAGGGGGACGCAG GGCAAGCTCAGCCAGGATTTTGTGGAGGCTCTGGAAGCAGTTGTGGGATCCTCCCACGTGTCTACTGCCCCTGCGGTCCGAGAGCAGCATAGGCATGATGAGTCGCTGCAcag GTGCCAGCCCCCGGATGCTGTGGTCTGGCCCCAGAATGTGGATCAGGTCAGCCAGCTGGCAGCCCTGTGCTATGGCCAAGGCATGCCCATCATCCCATTTGGCACAGGGACAGGCCTTGAGGGTGGAGTCTGCGCTGTGCAG GGCGGGGTCTGCGTGAACCTGACCCACATGAGCCAAGTCGTGGAGCTGAATCCTGAAGACTTCTCCGTGGTGGTGGAACCGGGTGTCACCCGCAAAGCCCTCAACGCCCACCTGCGGGGCAGCGGCCTCTGGTTTCCAGTGG ACCCAGGTGCAGACGCCTCCCTGTGTGGTATGGCGGCCACGGCGGCCTCGGGCACCAATGCTGTGCGCTACGGCACCATGCGGGACAACGTGCTGAACCTGGAGGTGGTGCTGCCTGACGGGCGCCTGCTGCACACCGCGGGCCGTGGCCGCCACTTCCG GAAGAGTGCAGCTGGCTACAACCTCACGGCACTCTTTGTGGGCTCTGAGGGGACGTTGGGCCTCATCACTGCTGCAACGCTGCGTCTGCACCCTGTCCCTGAGGCCATACTGGCcgccacctgtgccttccccagtgtCCAGGCCGCTGTGGACAGCACGGTGCACATCCTTCAGGCGGCCGTACCCGTGGCCCGCATTG AGTTTTTGGATGATGTCACGATGGACGCCTGCAACAGGTACAGCAAACTGAGCCACTCTGTGTCGCCCACACTCTTCCTTGAATTCCACGGCTCTGAGCGGGCGCTGGCAGATCACCTGCAGCAGGCAG AAGAGATCTGCCGGCACAACGGAGCCTCCCACTTCTCCTGGGCCCAGGGGGCGGAGGAGCGCAGCCAGCTTTGGACTGCACGGCACAATGCCTGGTATGCAGTCCTGGCCCTGCGGCCTGGCTGCAAG GGCTATTCCACCGATGTGTGTGTGCCCATCTCCCGGCTGCCGGAGATCATGGTGCAGACCAAGGAGGACTTGAAGGCGTCGGGACTCACAG GAGCCATCGTTGGGCATGTGGGTGATGGCAACTTCCACTGCATGCTGCTGGCTGACCCCAAGGATACCCAGGAGCTCCACAGGGTGGAGGCCTTTGCAGAACAGCTGGGCAG GCGGGCACTGGCACTCCATGGGACGTGCACTGGGGAACACGGCATTGGGCTGGGCAAGCGGCTGCTGCTGCAGGAGGAGGTGGGTGCCGTGGCCATGGAGACTATGCGGCAACTCAAGGCCATGCTGGATCCCCGAGGCCTCATGAACCCAGGCAAG GTTCTCTGA
- the LDHD gene encoding putative D-lactate dehydrogenase, mitochondrial isoform X1, whose amino-acid sequence MARLLRAATWGLLPWRGYCSRGTQGKLSQDFVEALEAVVGSSHVSTAPAVREQHRHDESLHRCQPPDAVVWPQNVDQVSQLAALCYGQGMPIIPFGTGTGLEGGVCAVQGGVCVNLTHMSQVVELNPEDFSVVVEPGVTRKALNAHLRGSGLWFPVDPGADASLCGMAATAASGTNAVRYGTMRDNVLNLEVVLPDGRLLHTAGRGRHFRKSAAGYNLTALFVGSEGTLGLITAATLRLHPVPEAILAATCAFPSVQAAVDSTVHILQAAVPVARIEFLDDVTMDACNRYSKLSHSVSPTLFLEFHGSERALADHLQQAEEICRHNGASHFSWAQGAEERSQLWTARHNAWYAVLALRPGCKGYSTDVCVPISRLPEIMVQTKEDLKASGLTGYPGAPQGGGLCRTAGQAGTGTPWDVHWGTRHWAGQAAAAAGGGGCRGHGDYAATQGHAGSPRPHEPRQGTVRGSENLGPQVPRQWSLLAHGTFLHALEQPSAFPQALQGGQLLKPSLPALCVQAQGRREEKPGPLAPHRPSCPQEPLVQYKD is encoded by the exons ATGGCCCGCCTGCTCCGGGCTGCGACCTGGGGGCTGCTCCCCTGGAGGGGCTACTGCTCCAGGGGGACGCAG GGCAAGCTCAGCCAGGATTTTGTGGAGGCTCTGGAAGCAGTTGTGGGATCCTCCCACGTGTCTACTGCCCCTGCGGTCCGAGAGCAGCATAGGCATGATGAGTCGCTGCAcag GTGCCAGCCCCCGGATGCTGTGGTCTGGCCCCAGAATGTGGATCAGGTCAGCCAGCTGGCAGCCCTGTGCTATGGCCAAGGCATGCCCATCATCCCATTTGGCACAGGGACAGGCCTTGAGGGTGGAGTCTGCGCTGTGCAG GGCGGGGTCTGCGTGAACCTGACCCACATGAGCCAAGTCGTGGAGCTGAATCCTGAAGACTTCTCCGTGGTGGTGGAACCGGGTGTCACCCGCAAAGCCCTCAACGCCCACCTGCGGGGCAGCGGCCTCTGGTTTCCAGTGG ACCCAGGTGCAGACGCCTCCCTGTGTGGTATGGCGGCCACGGCGGCCTCGGGCACCAATGCTGTGCGCTACGGCACCATGCGGGACAACGTGCTGAACCTGGAGGTGGTGCTGCCTGACGGGCGCCTGCTGCACACCGCGGGCCGTGGCCGCCACTTCCG GAAGAGTGCAGCTGGCTACAACCTCACGGCACTCTTTGTGGGCTCTGAGGGGACGTTGGGCCTCATCACTGCTGCAACGCTGCGTCTGCACCCTGTCCCTGAGGCCATACTGGCcgccacctgtgccttccccagtgtCCAGGCCGCTGTGGACAGCACGGTGCACATCCTTCAGGCGGCCGTACCCGTGGCCCGCATTG AGTTTTTGGATGATGTCACGATGGACGCCTGCAACAGGTACAGCAAACTGAGCCACTCTGTGTCGCCCACACTCTTCCTTGAATTCCACGGCTCTGAGCGGGCGCTGGCAGATCACCTGCAGCAGGCAG AAGAGATCTGCCGGCACAACGGAGCCTCCCACTTCTCCTGGGCCCAGGGGGCGGAGGAGCGCAGCCAGCTTTGGACTGCACGGCACAATGCCTGGTATGCAGTCCTGGCCCTGCGGCCTGGCTGCAAG GGCTATTCCACCGATGTGTGTGTGCCCATCTCCCGGCTGCCGGAGATCATGGTGCAGACCAAGGAGGACTTGAAGGCGTCGGGACTCACAG GATACCCAGGAGCTCCACAGGGTGGAGGCCTTTGCAGAACAGCTGGGCAG GCGGGCACTGGCACTCCATGGGACGTGCACTGGGGAACACGGCATTGGGCTGGGCAAGCGGCTGCTGCTGCAGGAGGAGGTGGGTGCCGTGGCCATGGAGACTATGCGGCAACTCAAGGCCATGCTGGATCCCCGAGGCCTCATGAACCCAGGCAAGGTACTGTGAGGGGCTCTGAGAACCTGGGTCCCCAGGTCCCCAGACAATGGAGCCTCCTCGCTCATGGAACCTTCCTTCATGCTTTGGAGCAGCCCTCTGCCTTTCCCCAGGCCCTGCAGGGAGGACAGCTGCTGAAGCCATCTTTGCCAGCCCTCTGTGTTCAGGCCCAAGGCCGGAGGGAAGAGAAGCCTGGGCCTTTGGCTCCTCACCGGCCCTCTTGTCCTCAGGAGCCTTTGGTCCAGTATAAGGACTAA
- the LDHD gene encoding putative D-lactate dehydrogenase, mitochondrial isoform X5, with translation MPIIPFGTGTGLEGGVCAVQGGVCVNLTHMSQVVELNPEDFSVVVEPGVTRKALNAHLRGSGLWFPVDPGADASLCGMAATAASGTNAVRYGTMRDNVLNLEVVLPDGRLLHTAGRGRHFRKSAAGYNLTALFVGSEGTLGLITAATLRLHPVPEAILAATCAFPSVQAAVDSTVHILQAAVPVARIEFLDDVTMDACNRYSKLSHSVSPTLFLEFHGSERALADHLQQAEEICRHNGASHFSWAQGAEERSQLWTARHNAWYAVLALRPGCKGYSTDVCVPISRLPEIMVQTKEDLKASGLTGYPGAPQGGGLCRTAGQAGTGTPWDVHWGTRHWAGQAAAAAGGGGCRGHGDYAATQGHAGSPRPHEPRQGTVRGSENLGPQVPRQWSLLAHGTFLHALEQPSAFPQALQGGQLLKPSLPALCVQAQGRREEKPGPLAPHRPSCPQEPLVQYKD, from the exons ATGCCCATCATCCCATTTGGCACAGGGACAGGCCTTGAGGGTGGAGTCTGCGCTGTGCAG GGCGGGGTCTGCGTGAACCTGACCCACATGAGCCAAGTCGTGGAGCTGAATCCTGAAGACTTCTCCGTGGTGGTGGAACCGGGTGTCACCCGCAAAGCCCTCAACGCCCACCTGCGGGGCAGCGGCCTCTGGTTTCCAGTGG ACCCAGGTGCAGACGCCTCCCTGTGTGGTATGGCGGCCACGGCGGCCTCGGGCACCAATGCTGTGCGCTACGGCACCATGCGGGACAACGTGCTGAACCTGGAGGTGGTGCTGCCTGACGGGCGCCTGCTGCACACCGCGGGCCGTGGCCGCCACTTCCG GAAGAGTGCAGCTGGCTACAACCTCACGGCACTCTTTGTGGGCTCTGAGGGGACGTTGGGCCTCATCACTGCTGCAACGCTGCGTCTGCACCCTGTCCCTGAGGCCATACTGGCcgccacctgtgccttccccagtgtCCAGGCCGCTGTGGACAGCACGGTGCACATCCTTCAGGCGGCCGTACCCGTGGCCCGCATTG AGTTTTTGGATGATGTCACGATGGACGCCTGCAACAGGTACAGCAAACTGAGCCACTCTGTGTCGCCCACACTCTTCCTTGAATTCCACGGCTCTGAGCGGGCGCTGGCAGATCACCTGCAGCAGGCAG AAGAGATCTGCCGGCACAACGGAGCCTCCCACTTCTCCTGGGCCCAGGGGGCGGAGGAGCGCAGCCAGCTTTGGACTGCACGGCACAATGCCTGGTATGCAGTCCTGGCCCTGCGGCCTGGCTGCAAG GGCTATTCCACCGATGTGTGTGTGCCCATCTCCCGGCTGCCGGAGATCATGGTGCAGACCAAGGAGGACTTGAAGGCGTCGGGACTCACAG GATACCCAGGAGCTCCACAGGGTGGAGGCCTTTGCAGAACAGCTGGGCAG GCGGGCACTGGCACTCCATGGGACGTGCACTGGGGAACACGGCATTGGGCTGGGCAAGCGGCTGCTGCTGCAGGAGGAGGTGGGTGCCGTGGCCATGGAGACTATGCGGCAACTCAAGGCCATGCTGGATCCCCGAGGCCTCATGAACCCAGGCAAGGTACTGTGAGGGGCTCTGAGAACCTGGGTCCCCAGGTCCCCAGACAATGGAGCCTCCTCGCTCATGGAACCTTCCTTCATGCTTTGGAGCAGCCCTCTGCCTTTCCCCAGGCCCTGCAGGGAGGACAGCTGCTGAAGCCATCTTTGCCAGCCCTCTGTGTTCAGGCCCAAGGCCGGAGGGAAGAGAAGCCTGGGCCTTTGGCTCCTCACCGGCCCTCTTGTCCTCAGGAGCCTTTGGTCCAGTATAAGGACTAA
- the LDHD gene encoding putative D-lactate dehydrogenase, mitochondrial isoform X2: MARLLRAATWGLLPWRGYCSRGTQGKLSQDFVEALEAVVGSSHVSTAPAVREQHRHDESLHRCQPPDAVVWPQNVDQVSQLAALCYGQGMPIIPFGTGTGLEGGVCAVQGGVCVNLTHMSQVVELNPEDFSVVVEPGVTRKALNAHLRGSGLWFPVDPGADASLCGMAATAASGTNAVRYGTMRDNVLNLEVVLPDGRLLHTAGRGRHFRKSAAGYNLTALFVGSEGTLGLITAATLRLHPVPEAILAATCAFPSVQAAVDSTVHILQAAVPVARIEFLDDVTMDACNRYSKLSHSVSPTLFLEFHGSERALADHLQQAEEICRHNGASHFSWAQGAEERSQLWTARHNAWYAVLALRPGCKGYSTDVCVPISRLPEIMVQTKEDLKASGLTGAIVGHVGDGNFHCMLLADPKDTQELHRVEAFAEQLGRRALALHGTCTGEHGIGLGKRLLLQEEVGAVAMETMRQLKAMLDPRGLMNPGKVL, translated from the exons ATGGCCCGCCTGCTCCGGGCTGCGACCTGGGGGCTGCTCCCCTGGAGGGGCTACTGCTCCAGGGGGACGCAG GGCAAGCTCAGCCAGGATTTTGTGGAGGCTCTGGAAGCAGTTGTGGGATCCTCCCACGTGTCTACTGCCCCTGCGGTCCGAGAGCAGCATAGGCATGATGAGTCGCTGCAcag GTGCCAGCCCCCGGATGCTGTGGTCTGGCCCCAGAATGTGGATCAGGTCAGCCAGCTGGCAGCCCTGTGCTATGGCCAAGGCATGCCCATCATCCCATTTGGCACAGGGACAGGCCTTGAGGGTGGAGTCTGCGCTGTGCAG GGCGGGGTCTGCGTGAACCTGACCCACATGAGCCAAGTCGTGGAGCTGAATCCTGAAGACTTCTCCGTGGTGGTGGAACCGGGTGTCACCCGCAAAGCCCTCAACGCCCACCTGCGGGGCAGCGGCCTCTGGTTTCCAGTGG ACCCAGGTGCAGACGCCTCCCTGTGTGGTATGGCGGCCACGGCGGCCTCGGGCACCAATGCTGTGCGCTACGGCACCATGCGGGACAACGTGCTGAACCTGGAGGTGGTGCTGCCTGACGGGCGCCTGCTGCACACCGCGGGCCGTGGCCGCCACTTCCG GAAGAGTGCAGCTGGCTACAACCTCACGGCACTCTTTGTGGGCTCTGAGGGGACGTTGGGCCTCATCACTGCTGCAACGCTGCGTCTGCACCCTGTCCCTGAGGCCATACTGGCcgccacctgtgccttccccagtgtCCAGGCCGCTGTGGACAGCACGGTGCACATCCTTCAGGCGGCCGTACCCGTGGCCCGCATTG AGTTTTTGGATGATGTCACGATGGACGCCTGCAACAGGTACAGCAAACTGAGCCACTCTGTGTCGCCCACACTCTTCCTTGAATTCCACGGCTCTGAGCGGGCGCTGGCAGATCACCTGCAGCAGGCAG AAGAGATCTGCCGGCACAACGGAGCCTCCCACTTCTCCTGGGCCCAGGGGGCGGAGGAGCGCAGCCAGCTTTGGACTGCACGGCACAATGCCTGGTATGCAGTCCTGGCCCTGCGGCCTGGCTGCAAG GGCTATTCCACCGATGTGTGTGTGCCCATCTCCCGGCTGCCGGAGATCATGGTGCAGACCAAGGAGGACTTGAAGGCGTCGGGACTCACAG GAGCCATCGTTGGGCATGTGGGTGATGGCAACTTCCACTGCATGCTGCTGGCTGACCCCAAGGATACCCAGGAGCTCCACAGGGTGGAGGCCTTTGCAGAACAGCTGGGCAG GCGGGCACTGGCACTCCATGGGACGTGCACTGGGGAACACGGCATTGGGCTGGGCAAGCGGCTGCTGCTGCAGGAGGAGGTGGGTGCCGTGGCCATGGAGACTATGCGGCAACTCAAGGCCATGCTGGATCCCCGAGGCCTCATGAACCCAGGCAAGGTACTGTGA